In the genome of Salinispirillum sp. LH 10-3-1, one region contains:
- the lepA gene encoding translation elongation factor 4 has product MSSDLSHIRNFSIIAHIDHGKSTLADRFIQVCGGLADRDMSEQVLDSMDIERERGITIKAQSVTLNYTARDGKTYQLNFIDTPGHVDFSYEVSRSLAACEGALLVVDAAQGVEAQSVANCYTALDQNLEVIPILNKMDLPQAEPEKVAQEIEDIIGIEAIDAVRCSAKSGLGVEDVLEELVRRIPPPEGDTSANLQALIIDSWFDNYLGVVSLVRIRQGSLKKGEKVLIKSTGRTHLVDNLGIFTPKRTPTNELKAGEVGYICTGIKDIHGAPVGDTITWAKTPDVAQLPGFKKVKPQVYAGLFPISSDDYEDFRDALEKLSLNDASLFYEPESSDALGFGFRCGFLGMLHMEIIQERLEREYNIDLITTAPTVVFEVLKNNGDIVYVDNPSKLPDLGSIEEIREPIVRASILVPQEYLGNVITLCTEKRGTQVNMLFTGGQVSVVYDMPMNEVVMDFFDRLKSATRGFASLDFSFERYEAAPMVRLDILVNGDTVDALAVIMHRDQIQSRGRNLCEKMKELIPRQMFDVAIQAAIGRQVVARTTVKALRKNVTAKCYGGDVSRKKKLLERQKEGKKRMKQVGNVEIPQDAFLAVLKSD; this is encoded by the coding sequence GTGAGTAGCGATTTATCCCACATTCGTAATTTCAGCATTATTGCCCATATCGACCACGGTAAATCTACCTTGGCTGATCGTTTTATCCAGGTTTGTGGCGGTCTGGCGGACCGCGATATGTCTGAGCAGGTGCTGGACAGTATGGATATCGAGCGTGAGCGCGGTATCACCATTAAGGCGCAGAGCGTTACCCTGAATTACACTGCGCGTGATGGTAAAACCTACCAACTGAACTTCATCGATACACCGGGGCACGTGGACTTCAGTTACGAGGTGTCGCGCTCATTAGCGGCCTGTGAGGGTGCTCTGTTGGTGGTGGACGCGGCTCAGGGTGTGGAAGCCCAGTCGGTGGCGAACTGCTACACCGCGCTCGACCAGAATCTCGAAGTGATTCCAATCCTGAATAAGATGGACCTGCCACAGGCAGAGCCGGAAAAAGTCGCGCAAGAAATCGAAGACATCATCGGCATTGAAGCCATTGACGCTGTGCGCTGCTCGGCCAAGTCAGGGCTCGGCGTGGAAGACGTGTTGGAAGAGCTGGTGCGGCGTATCCCGCCACCCGAAGGCGATACCAGTGCCAATTTGCAGGCCCTGATCATCGACTCATGGTTCGACAACTATTTGGGCGTGGTGTCTTTGGTGCGCATTCGCCAAGGCAGCCTGAAGAAAGGCGAAAAGGTGTTGATCAAGAGTACTGGAAGAACCCACTTGGTAGACAATCTCGGTATCTTCACACCCAAGCGTACACCGACTAATGAGCTGAAAGCGGGCGAAGTGGGTTACATCTGTACCGGAATTAAAGACATTCATGGGGCGCCGGTGGGCGATACCATTACCTGGGCTAAAACCCCCGATGTCGCTCAGCTGCCGGGCTTCAAGAAAGTTAAGCCGCAGGTTTATGCAGGGTTGTTCCCGATCAGCTCGGATGACTACGAAGACTTTCGTGACGCCTTGGAAAAGCTGAGCTTGAACGATGCATCTTTGTTTTACGAGCCAGAAAGTTCTGATGCGCTGGGTTTTGGTTTTCGTTGCGGCTTCCTTGGCATGCTGCACATGGAGATCATTCAAGAGCGCTTAGAGCGTGAATACAATATTGACCTCATTACTACTGCACCAACGGTGGTGTTTGAAGTACTGAAGAACAACGGCGATATCGTATACGTTGATAATCCATCGAAGCTGCCTGACTTGGGCAGTATTGAAGAAATTCGTGAGCCGATCGTACGTGCCAGCATCCTGGTACCACAGGAATACCTGGGCAACGTCATCACCTTGTGCACCGAAAAGCGCGGCACTCAGGTGAATATGCTGTTCACCGGTGGGCAAGTGAGTGTGGTGTATGACATGCCGATGAACGAAGTGGTCATGGATTTCTTTGATCGCCTGAAATCGGCAACACGCGGCTTCGCCTCGTTGGATTTCTCTTTCGAACGCTACGAAGCGGCACCCATGGTGCGGCTGGATATTCTGGTAAATGGTGATACTGTGGATGCATTGGCGGTGATCATGCATCGTGATCAGATTCAAAGCCGTGGCCGTAACCTGTGTGAAAAAATGAAAGAGCTGATTCCGCGTCAGATGTTCGACGTGGCGATTCAGGCGGCGATTGGTCGGCAGGTGGTTGCGCGGACAACGGTTAAAGCGTTGCGTAAAAACGTCACCGCGAAGTGTTATGGTGGCGACGTGTCGCGTAAGAAGAAGCTGCTGGAACGTCAAAAGGAAGGGAAGAAGCGCATGAAGCAAGTAGGTAATGTGGAAATTCCACAGGATGCCTTCCTGGCCGTGCTGAAATCGGATTAA
- the lepB gene encoding signal peptidase I produces MFGWIAWLLAALIVVWLVDTFVLDRRRLKTLSALLKSGEVSAQNIESYLTQRMWSRLAMMAGAPLIIFLIFTAIRENKDLALLLILGTLFAGLVALADRLLLRKLRLNVAEQLPTEALQAQAQTDNGLVEYAKSFFPVLALVVVLRSFLFEPYQIPSGSMRPNLIVGDFLLVNKFSYGFRLPVVKTQLTDFGAPQPGDIMVFTPPHQTYQNYIKRVVGVGGDRIQYDYRTKELRVNGELVPRRYLDTYVENGRRIARYIETLGGKEYEIYQIQNMSTPNLMPLDVIVPDGHFFVVGDNRDDSLDSRFWQQQYGTSPFVERREVQGKAVVRWMYWPSLLSLPSFSRAGSLN; encoded by the coding sequence GTGTTTGGATGGATAGCCTGGCTGCTGGCCGCACTGATTGTGGTTTGGCTGGTAGACACCTTTGTGTTAGACCGCCGTCGTCTTAAAACCCTTTCCGCCCTGCTGAAATCGGGTGAGGTAAGCGCACAAAATATAGAGTCCTATCTAACCCAGCGCATGTGGAGTCGTCTGGCCATGATGGCTGGTGCACCGCTGATCATTTTTTTGATTTTCACCGCAATCCGAGAAAACAAAGACCTCGCTCTGTTGTTGATTTTGGGTACGCTGTTTGCGGGCTTGGTGGCTTTGGCCGATCGTCTATTGCTGCGCAAGTTGCGTTTGAACGTGGCCGAACAACTGCCAACCGAGGCCTTACAGGCCCAGGCACAAACTGACAACGGTTTAGTAGAATACGCCAAGAGCTTTTTCCCCGTGCTGGCGTTAGTGGTGGTGTTGCGCTCCTTTTTGTTCGAGCCCTATCAAATACCTTCAGGATCGATGCGCCCCAACTTGATCGTCGGTGATTTTTTGCTGGTGAATAAGTTCTCCTATGGCTTCCGGCTGCCGGTAGTGAAAACACAATTGACCGACTTCGGTGCGCCACAGCCGGGCGACATCATGGTGTTTACGCCACCACATCAGACGTACCAGAACTACATCAAGCGGGTTGTAGGTGTCGGCGGTGATCGGATTCAATATGACTACCGGACCAAGGAATTGCGGGTGAATGGCGAGTTGGTACCGCGCCGTTACTTGGATACCTACGTCGAAAACGGGCGACGTATTGCCCGCTACATTGAGACCTTGGGCGGTAAGGAATACGAAATCTATCAGATTCAAAATATGTCTACGCCTAATCTGATGCCGTTGGATGTGATCGTGCCTGATGGTCATTTCTTTGTCGTGGGTGACAACCGTGACGATTCGTTGGACTCGCGTTTCTGGCAGCAGCAGTACGGCACCAGCCCCTTTGTTGAACGGCGCGAAGTACAGGGGAAGGCCGTAGTGCGGTGGATGTACTGGCCTTCGCTGTTGTCTTTGCCGTCATTCAGCCGTGCCGGCAGCTTAAACTGA
- a CDS encoding Do family serine endopeptidase translates to MRNKATPWLSILVLSAMLVFAQSAGAQTVTLPDFVTLAEEYSPSVVRIEAEGEPNRRQQQQMEQWQQQMPEMFRYFFGDQMPNQPQQQQPRRSQGSGFIISSDGYVVTNHHVIAGANSVRVRLDDQRSFAAEVVGTDEQSDLALLKVDATNLPSLSFGDSDQLRVGEWVLAIGAPFGMDYSVTAGIVSAKGRSLGDRYVPFIQTDVAINPGNSGGPLFNTQGQVIGINSQIYTRSGGFMGLSFAIPSNMAMDIIEQLRDTGVVARGWLGIAMDSNYNDDQMLAESFGLDRPVGALVQHVYNGTPAEDAGLIPGDLILSFGSREIRRYTDLAPLVGATRPGTMVNLEIVRNGERMTLPLRIGAFPEDEQQVVARAAPTPDVDNPLKVRVRDLTQGEARAAQERGVIIDEVFEGPAMEADLRQGDIITMMHGQFVRTKAEFDAVAEDLPEGRRVALRIIRDGAVRFVSVAL, encoded by the coding sequence ATGCGCAATAAAGCTACCCCTTGGTTATCCATTTTAGTGTTGTCGGCGATGCTGGTGTTCGCGCAGAGCGCCGGTGCACAAACGGTTACCTTGCCCGATTTTGTTACTTTGGCGGAAGAGTATTCGCCCAGCGTGGTCCGTATTGAAGCAGAAGGCGAGCCGAATCGTCGGCAACAACAGCAGATGGAGCAGTGGCAGCAGCAGATGCCAGAAATGTTCCGGTACTTCTTTGGCGACCAGATGCCCAATCAGCCGCAGCAACAGCAGCCGCGTCGTTCACAGGGCTCGGGTTTTATCATTTCCAGCGACGGCTATGTGGTGACCAATCACCATGTGATTGCGGGTGCTAATAGCGTGCGTGTGCGCCTCGACGATCAGCGCTCGTTTGCGGCGGAAGTTGTGGGCACTGATGAACAGAGCGATTTGGCGCTGTTGAAAGTGGACGCAACCAATCTGCCCTCGCTGAGCTTTGGCGATTCAGATCAACTGCGTGTGGGTGAGTGGGTGTTGGCGATCGGTGCGCCGTTCGGCATGGACTATTCGGTCACCGCCGGGATTGTGAGTGCAAAAGGCCGGAGCTTGGGTGATCGCTATGTGCCTTTTATTCAGACTGACGTAGCCATTAACCCCGGAAACTCTGGCGGGCCGCTGTTTAACACGCAAGGCCAAGTGATCGGTATCAACTCACAGATTTATACGCGTTCCGGCGGCTTTATGGGCTTGTCGTTTGCCATCCCGTCGAACATGGCAATGGACATCATTGAGCAGTTACGTGATACCGGGGTGGTGGCACGCGGCTGGCTTGGCATCGCGATGGACAGCAACTATAACGACGATCAGATGCTGGCGGAGTCGTTTGGCCTTGATCGGCCCGTGGGTGCTCTGGTGCAGCACGTCTATAACGGTACGCCAGCCGAAGACGCCGGACTGATTCCGGGCGACCTGATATTGAGTTTCGGCAGTCGGGAAATACGCCGTTATACTGATTTAGCGCCCTTGGTTGGTGCGACACGCCCCGGCACCATGGTCAATCTGGAAATTGTGCGCAATGGCGAGCGCATGACGCTGCCTTTGCGAATAGGTGCTTTCCCGGAAGACGAGCAGCAGGTGGTTGCGCGGGCAGCGCCAACGCCGGATGTAGACAACCCACTGAAGGTGCGTGTACGTGACTTGACGCAAGGCGAGGCACGAGCCGCGCAAGAGCGCGGAGTGATCATTGATGAGGTGTTCGAAGGTCCCGCAATGGAGGCCGATTTGCGCCAAGGCGATATCATCACCATGATGCATGGCCAGTTCGTGCGGACCAAGGCAGAGTTTGATGCCGTCGCGGAAGACCTGCCGGAAGGGCGCCGCGTGGCCTTACGCATCATTCGCGATGGTGCCGTGCGCTTCGTATCCGTTGCCTTGTAG
- a CDS encoding SoxR reducing system RseC family protein: MIEEQATVAAIESGRVWVETVRSSACARCSARAGCGQSLMSQVISSESQAQKSFLPIATDRVLAVGQVVWIGIPETAFLRGAFWLYLLPLLALLAGALAFNHWFHTDSMALLGAVVGLVAGLWWARRRTAGWQNDPAVQPRILRVVSG; this comes from the coding sequence ATGATTGAAGAACAAGCAACAGTGGCTGCTATTGAATCCGGCCGAGTGTGGGTAGAGACCGTGCGCAGTAGCGCTTGCGCTCGTTGTTCTGCGCGCGCGGGTTGTGGGCAGTCACTCATGAGTCAGGTGATCAGTTCGGAAAGTCAGGCGCAGAAAAGTTTTCTGCCCATTGCGACGGATCGAGTGTTGGCGGTTGGTCAGGTGGTGTGGATTGGGATTCCAGAGACAGCGTTCTTACGCGGTGCGTTTTGGCTATATTTGTTGCCCTTACTGGCTTTATTGGCGGGTGCATTGGCGTTTAATCATTGGTTCCACACCGACAGTATGGCACTGCTGGGTGCTGTGGTAGGGCTGGTGGCTGGTTTATGGTGGGCACGGCGACGCACTGCCGGATGGCAGAATGACCCTGCTGTGCAGCCACGTATTCTGCGGGTGGTCAGCGGCTAA